In Triticum aestivum cultivar Chinese Spring chromosome 5B, IWGSC CS RefSeq v2.1, whole genome shotgun sequence, the following proteins share a genomic window:
- the LOC123110562 gene encoding FBD-associated F-box protein At5g60610 isoform X2, whose translation MDAGGPSPKRRRSPSPGVEEDGGCADYISALPDAVLGDIISLLPTKEGARTRILASRWRDLWLSAPLNLDCRELTAGRNEVRSDVVSRILSSHRGPGRRLYINTCIHWIPADTVEACLRSAALDNLEELDFINHLLEKPQRALILRFSPTLRVANIGGCNLSDVHELHLHFPLLKLLGLVNVMISESSLHSLIAGCPALECLLIDMCPGFRRIRINSPTIRCMAVREYGIPIESLLLEQIVIEKAPCLVRLLFERGSILQVTVLTAPKLETLGFISDKCRSGEVSRLMIGSTVIQGLRVDNLITVVQTVKILALDMGNLSLDTVIELMRCFPCLEKLYIQSFQSRPGNLWRRKHRNLLKCFDMSLKTLVLQLYRGKKSQINFLTFFVLNAKVLESVTLGITTRNNNEKFLAEQRRKLQLENRVSRDAQFHFRTGSYVRSSYDVKHIGDLDLTDPFAHM comes from the exons ATGGATGCGGGGGGTCCTAGCCCGAAGCGGAGGAGATCGCCCTCGCCCGGTGTGGAGGAAGACGGAGGATGCGCCGACTACATCAGCGCCCTCCCCGACGCCGTGCTCGGCgacatcatctccctcctccccaccAAGGAAGGCGCCCGCACCCGAATCCTCGCGTCCCGGTGGCGCGACCTCTGGCTCTCCGCCCCTCTTAATCTCGACTGCCGTGAGCTCACCGCCGGCAGGAATGAAGTCCGCTCTGACGTCGTCTCGCGCATCCTTTCCTCCCACCGGGGACCCGGCCGTCGTCTCTACATCAACACCTGCATCCACTGGATACCAGCAGACACCGTGGAAGCTTGCCTCCGATCCGCCGCTCTGGACAACCTTGAGGAGCTTGATTTCATCAACCATCTGTTAGAGAAACCACAGCGGGCATTGATCCTCCGCTTCTCGCCCACCCTCCGTGTTGCCAACATTGGTGGATGCAACCTCTCGGACGTCCATGAGCTTCACCTTCACTTCCCCCTGCTTAAGCTGCTCGGTCTTGTAAATGTCATGATCTCGGAGAGCTCGCTGCATAGCCTGATTGCCGGGTGCCCAGCTCTCGAGTGCTTGCTGATTGACATGTGCCCTGGCTTCCGCCGCATCCGAATAAACTCCCCAACTATTAGATGCATGGCTGTGAGAGAATATGGGATACCGATAGAGTCACTGCTGCTTGAACAAATCGTCATTGAGAAAGCTCCTTGTCTTGTGAGGCTGCTCTTTGAGAGGGGCAGTATTCTGCAGGTAACCGTACTCACAGCTCCTAAATTGGAGACTTTAGGCTTCATTAGTGATAAGTGCAGGTCAGGTGAAGTGTCCAGACTCATGATTGGCTCCACTGTTATTCAG GGATTGCGTGTTGATAACCTGATAACGGTGGTACAAACTGTCAAGATTTTGGCTCTTGATATGGGCAATCTTAGTTTGGATACTGTTATTGAGTTGatgagatgctttccgtgcttgGAGAAGTTGTACATTCAG TCATTTCAATCAAGACCGGGGAATTTGTGGCGTCGTAAACACCGGAATCTGTTAAAATGTTTTGACATGAGTCTGAAGACGTTAGTGTTACAACTATATCGGGGGAAGAAGTCGCAAATTAACTTTCTTACATTCTTTGTATTGAATGCGAAAGTGCTAGAGTCAGTGACACTTGGCATCACAACCAGGAATAACAATGAGAAGTTTTTGGCAGAACAACGCAGGAAGCTTCAGCTGGAGAACAGGGTTTCCAGAGATGCTCAGTTTCATTTTAGAACTGGTAGTTATGTCCGCAGTTCTTATGATGTCAAGCATATCGGTGATTTGGATTTGACTGATCCATTCGCACATATGTAG
- the LOC123110562 gene encoding FBD-associated F-box protein At5g60610 isoform X1 has protein sequence MDAGGPSPKRRRSPSPGVEEDGGCADYISALPDAVLGDIISLLPTKEGARTRILASRWRDLWLSAPLNLDCRELTAGRNEVRSDVVSRILSSHRGPGRRLYINTCIHWIPADTVEACLRSAALDNLEELDFINHLLEKPQRALILRFSPTLRVANIGGCNLSDVHELHLHFPLLKLLGLVNVMISESSLHSLIAGCPALECLLIDMCPGFRRIRINSPTIRCMAVREYGIPIESLLLEQIVIEKAPCLVRLLFERGSILQVTVLTAPKLETLGFISDKCRSGEVSRLMIGSTVIQVCPVASQLHFYVQKNCLSPDLCTGLILWPSYLIKGLRVDNLITVVQTVKILALDMGNLSLDTVIELMRCFPCLEKLYIQSFQSRPGNLWRRKHRNLLKCFDMSLKTLVLQLYRGKKSQINFLTFFVLNAKVLESVTLGITTRNNNEKFLAEQRRKLQLENRVSRDAQFHFRTGSYVRSSYDVKHIGDLDLTDPFAHM, from the exons ATGGATGCGGGGGGTCCTAGCCCGAAGCGGAGGAGATCGCCCTCGCCCGGTGTGGAGGAAGACGGAGGATGCGCCGACTACATCAGCGCCCTCCCCGACGCCGTGCTCGGCgacatcatctccctcctccccaccAAGGAAGGCGCCCGCACCCGAATCCTCGCGTCCCGGTGGCGCGACCTCTGGCTCTCCGCCCCTCTTAATCTCGACTGCCGTGAGCTCACCGCCGGCAGGAATGAAGTCCGCTCTGACGTCGTCTCGCGCATCCTTTCCTCCCACCGGGGACCCGGCCGTCGTCTCTACATCAACACCTGCATCCACTGGATACCAGCAGACACCGTGGAAGCTTGCCTCCGATCCGCCGCTCTGGACAACCTTGAGGAGCTTGATTTCATCAACCATCTGTTAGAGAAACCACAGCGGGCATTGATCCTCCGCTTCTCGCCCACCCTCCGTGTTGCCAACATTGGTGGATGCAACCTCTCGGACGTCCATGAGCTTCACCTTCACTTCCCCCTGCTTAAGCTGCTCGGTCTTGTAAATGTCATGATCTCGGAGAGCTCGCTGCATAGCCTGATTGCCGGGTGCCCAGCTCTCGAGTGCTTGCTGATTGACATGTGCCCTGGCTTCCGCCGCATCCGAATAAACTCCCCAACTATTAGATGCATGGCTGTGAGAGAATATGGGATACCGATAGAGTCACTGCTGCTTGAACAAATCGTCATTGAGAAAGCTCCTTGTCTTGTGAGGCTGCTCTTTGAGAGGGGCAGTATTCTGCAGGTAACCGTACTCACAGCTCCTAAATTGGAGACTTTAGGCTTCATTAGTGATAAGTGCAGGTCAGGTGAAGTGTCCAGACTCATGATTGGCTCCACTGTTATTCAGGTATGCCCTGTGGCTTCTCAGTTGCATTTCTATGTGCAGAAAAATTGCCTGTCACCTGACCTGTGCACTGGCCTAATATTGTGGCCTTCATACTTGATAAAGGGATTGCGTGTTGATAACCTGATAACGGTGGTACAAACTGTCAAGATTTTGGCTCTTGATATGGGCAATCTTAGTTTGGATACTGTTATTGAGTTGatgagatgctttccgtgcttgGAGAAGTTGTACATTCAG TCATTTCAATCAAGACCGGGGAATTTGTGGCGTCGTAAACACCGGAATCTGTTAAAATGTTTTGACATGAGTCTGAAGACGTTAGTGTTACAACTATATCGGGGGAAGAAGTCGCAAATTAACTTTCTTACATTCTTTGTATTGAATGCGAAAGTGCTAGAGTCAGTGACACTTGGCATCACAACCAGGAATAACAATGAGAAGTTTTTGGCAGAACAACGCAGGAAGCTTCAGCTGGAGAACAGGGTTTCCAGAGATGCTCAGTTTCATTTTAGAACTGGTAGTTATGTCCGCAGTTCTTATGATGTCAAGCATATCGGTGATTTGGATTTGACTGATCCATTCGCACATATGTAG